In a single window of the Mangifera indica cultivar Alphonso unplaced genomic scaffold, CATAS_Mindica_2.1 Un_0065, whole genome shotgun sequence genome:
- the LOC123207182 gene encoding protein ORANGE, chloroplastic-like isoform X2: MSCLSRVLAISYPSKPLGRYNQGRIDAGIIQVNRRLRSNWRCMASEPESSSLSPSIDAGSTDRSAAGFCIIEGPETVQDFAKMEMQEIQDNIRSRRNKIFLHMEEVRRLRIQQRIKSAELGMKEEQEHELPNFPSFIPFLPPLLELKLGIGGTSYEDFIRNVHLPMQLSQVDPIVASFSGGAVGVISALMVVEVNNVKQQEHKRCKYCLGTGYLACARCSSTGSLVLIEPVSTVIGGDQPLSAPKTERCPNCSGSGKVMCPTCLCTGMAMASEHDPRIDPFI, encoded by the exons ATGTCTTGCTTGAGCCGAGTTTTGGCGATTTCTTATCCATCGAAGCCGCTTGGTCGATACAATCAGGGTCGTATCGACGCCGGAATTATCCAGGTTAATCGAAGATTAAGGTCGAACTGGCGATGTATGGCGTCAGAACCAGAGTCTTCCTCTTTGTCACCGTCAATTGATGCTGGTTCCACCGACAGAAGCGCTGCTGG ATTTTGTATCATAGAAGGGCCAGAAACTGTGCAGGACTTTGCAAAAATGGAAATGCAAGAAATTCAAGATAATATTCGTAGTCGTCGCAATAAAATTTTCCTGCACATGGAAGAG GTTCGCAGGCTGAGAATACAACAAAGAATTAAAAGTGCTGAACTTGGTATGAAGGAAGAGCAAGAACATGAACTTCCTAACTTTCCATCATTCATCCCATTCTTACCTCCTTTG CTAGAGCTGAAGCTAGGGATTGGTGGCACGTCTTATGAGGATTTTATCCGTAATGTTCATCTACCAATGCAGTTGAG TCAAGTTGATCCTATAGTTGCTTCGTTCTCTGGTGGAGCTGTTGGGGTAATTTCAGCCTTGATGGTAGTTGAAGTAAACAATGTGAAACAGCAGGAACATAAAAGATGCAAATACTGTCTTGGAACTG GGTATCTTGCTTGTGCTCGGTGTTCCAGCACAGGATCACTTGTTCTTATAGAACCTGTCTCAACTGTCATTGGTGGAGACCAACCCCTATCAGCACCCAAAACGGAAAGATGTCCGAACTGTTCAGGATCTGGAAAG GTGATGTGTCCCACATGCCTTTGTACCGGAATGGCCATGGCAAGTGAACATGATCCCCGCATCGACCCCTTCATTTAG
- the LOC123207182 gene encoding protein ORANGE, chloroplastic-like isoform X1, with translation MSCLSRVLAISYPSKPLGRYNQGRIDAGIIQVNRRLRSNWRCMASEPESSSLSPSIDAGSTDRSAAGFCIIEGPETVQDFAKMEMQEIQDNIRSRRNKIFLHMEEVRRLRIQQRIKSAELGMKEEQEHELPNFPSFIPFLPPLSSANLKVYYATCFSLIAGIIIFGGLLAPTLELKLGIGGTSYEDFIRNVHLPMQLSQVDPIVASFSGGAVGVISALMVVEVNNVKQQEHKRCKYCLGTGYLACARCSSTGSLVLIEPVSTVIGGDQPLSAPKTERCPNCSGSGKVMCPTCLCTGMAMASEHDPRIDPFI, from the exons ATGTCTTGCTTGAGCCGAGTTTTGGCGATTTCTTATCCATCGAAGCCGCTTGGTCGATACAATCAGGGTCGTATCGACGCCGGAATTATCCAGGTTAATCGAAGATTAAGGTCGAACTGGCGATGTATGGCGTCAGAACCAGAGTCTTCCTCTTTGTCACCGTCAATTGATGCTGGTTCCACCGACAGAAGCGCTGCTGG ATTTTGTATCATAGAAGGGCCAGAAACTGTGCAGGACTTTGCAAAAATGGAAATGCAAGAAATTCAAGATAATATTCGTAGTCGTCGCAATAAAATTTTCCTGCACATGGAAGAG GTTCGCAGGCTGAGAATACAACAAAGAATTAAAAGTGCTGAACTTGGTATGAAGGAAGAGCAAGAACATGAACTTCCTAACTTTCCATCATTCATCCCATTCTTACCTCCTTTG AGCTCAGCCAATCTGAAGGTCTATTATGCTACTTGTTTTTCTCTCATTGCGggcattattatttttggtgGCCTTCTAGCACCTACT CTAGAGCTGAAGCTAGGGATTGGTGGCACGTCTTATGAGGATTTTATCCGTAATGTTCATCTACCAATGCAGTTGAG TCAAGTTGATCCTATAGTTGCTTCGTTCTCTGGTGGAGCTGTTGGGGTAATTTCAGCCTTGATGGTAGTTGAAGTAAACAATGTGAAACAGCAGGAACATAAAAGATGCAAATACTGTCTTGGAACTG GGTATCTTGCTTGTGCTCGGTGTTCCAGCACAGGATCACTTGTTCTTATAGAACCTGTCTCAACTGTCATTGGTGGAGACCAACCCCTATCAGCACCCAAAACGGAAAGATGTCCGAACTGTTCAGGATCTGGAAAG GTGATGTGTCCCACATGCCTTTGTACCGGAATGGCCATGGCAAGTGAACATGATCCCCGCATCGACCCCTTCATTTAG
- the LOC123207196 gene encoding U6 snRNA phosphodiesterase-like, with protein sequence MEALIASYGDTSSDSDSELSSSTTITSTGATNSNVQPETTSLPLPPPPLSLLTPPNSLGTVDYLTSSQPQPSRLRSFPHVEGNYALHVYIPVTVPSASKKELAQLLKKVSSIVPGLHAVDIDIPLSSLCEDDSKFQLVTLGRQFHISLGRTVPIRVHQIDSIVAMLRQKLQCQRRFWIDFSQWEVFINDDCTRSFLSIEVLTGGLLEITKQIQVVNEVYRLHNLPEFYKSPRPHISLAWALGDISNSLKRVIEEETKKLSVEGSLQKRIFSSKFSGTECKIGSKIYKICKFSEN encoded by the exons ATGGAAGCTCTAATAGCCTCGTACGGTGACACATCGTCCGATTCTGATTCAGAACTCAGTAGCTCAACGACAATTACAAGCACCGGTGCCACAAATTCAAATGTTCAGCCGGAGACGACTAGTTTGCCTTTGCCGCCTCCGCCTCTCTCTCTCCTCACTCCTCCCAATTCATTGG GTACGGTCGATTATCTCACTAGTAGTCAGCCTCAGCCGAGCAGACTCCGGAGCTTTCCCCATGTTGAAGGCAACTATGCCTTACACGTCTATATCCCAG TTACTGTACCATCTGCATCAAAGAAGGAGCTGGCCCAGCTTTTGAAGAAGGTTTCATCTATTGTACCAGGTCTTCATGCTGTTGACATTGACATTCCATTAAGTAGCCTGTGTGAAGATGATTCTAAGTTTCAGCTAGTTACATTGGGAAGGCAATTTCACATAAGTTTAGGAAGAACTGTCCCAATACGTGTCCACCAAATTGACTCCATTGTAGCGATGCTTCGCCAGAAGCTTCAGTGTCAGCGGCG GTTTTGGATTGATTTTAGTCAGTGGGAGGTTTTCATAAATGATGATTGCACACGATCATTTCTCTCAATAGAAGTTCTTACAGGAGGATTACTTGAG ATCACTAAGCAGATTCAAGTGGTTAACGAGGTTTACAGGCTTCATAATCTTCCCGAGTTTTACAAG AGCCCACGCCCTCATATATCCTTAGCTTGGGCATTGGGAGATATTAGCAATTCTTTAAAGAGAGTGATCgaagaagagacaaagaaaTTAAGTGTCGAGGGTTCATTACAGAAACGTATTTTTTCAAGTAAATTCAGTGGTACTGAGTGTAAGATTGgtagtaaaatatataaaatatgtaaattttcagaaaattaa
- the LOC123207207 gene encoding polyamine oxidase 2-like encodes MESTNRSNRQLSRALCYSNVERRQARSPSVIVIGGGMAGVAAARALHDASFKVVLLESRDRLGGRVNTDYTFGFPVDLGASWLHGVCNENPLAPVIGRLGLPLYRTSGDNSVLYDHDLESYALFDMDGNKVPAEVVTKVGEVFEIILAETSKVRQEFSEDKSIGHAISIVFERRPELRLEGLAHKVLQWYLCRMEGWFAADADSISVKSWDKEVLLPGGHGLMVRGYLPVINSLAKGLDIRLGCRVTKIDRRYNGVKVTVEDETTFVADAAIVAVPLGVLKARAIKFEPSLPNWKEAAIDNLGVGIENKIVLHFDKVFWPNVEFLGVVAETSYGCSYFLNLHKATGHPVLVYMPAGQLAKDIEKMSDEAAANFAFMQLMKILPDASAPINHLVSHWGTDVNSLGSYSYDTVGNSHDLYEMLRIPVDNLFFAGEATSFSYPGSVHGAFSTGLMAAEDCRMRVLERYGEVDLFQPVMGEESPVSVPLLISRM; translated from the exons ATGGAATCAACAAACAGGAGTAATCGTCAATTAAGCAGAG CTCTTTGCTATTCGAACGTGGAGAGGAGGCAGGCAAGGTCGCCATCTGTTATTGTTATTGGCGGTGGCATGGCTGGAGTTGCAGCGGCTCGTGCTCTCCATGATGCGTCatttaag GTTGTCCTTTTGGAATCTCGGGATAGGCTTGGTGGTCGAGTTAACACTGATTATACCTTTGGTTTTCCCGTTGACCTGGGTGCATCATG GCTGCATGGAGTCTGCAATGAAAATCCACTTGCACCTGTGATTGGGAGACTAGGGTTACCTCTATACCGCACAAGCGGTGATAATTCTGTGTTGTATGACCATGATTTAGAAAG CTATGCGCTTTTTGACATGGATGGGAACAAAGTTCCTGCAGAAGTAGTCACAAAGGTTGGGGAAGTTTTTGAGATCATTTTGGCAGAG ACAAGTAAAGTAAGACAAGAATTCAGTGAAGACAAGTCTATAGGACACGCCATTTCAATTGTTTTTGAAAGGAGACCAGAATTAAG GTTAGAGGGGCTTGCCCATAAGGTGCTTCAATGGTATTTATGCAGAATGGAAGGCTGGTTTGCTGCAGATGCTGATTCCATCTCAGTTAAATCCTGGGATAAG GAAGTGCTGCTCCCCGGTGGTCATGGGCTCATGGTTAGGGGCTATCTTCCAGTTATAAACAGCCTTGCCAAAGGCCTCGACATCCGCTTAGGCTGCAG GGTTACCAAAATTGATAGACGTTATAATGGAGTGAAGGTAACCGTAGAAGATGAAACTACATTTGTGGCAGATGCTGCTATTGTTGCTGTTCCTCTTGGTGTTTTGAAGGCCAGGGCAATCAAGTTTGAGCCAAGCCTCCCAAACTGGAAGGAAGCAGCCATTGATAACCTTGGTGTgggaattgaaaataaaatagtacTGCATTTTGATAAGGTGTTTTGGCCAAATGTGGAGTTCCTGGGAGTGGTTGCAGAGACATCTTATGGATGCAGCTACTTCCTAAATCTTCACAAGGCCACAGGTCATCCTGTCCTTGTTTACATGCCTGCTGGGCAGTTGGCCAAAGACATTGAGAAAATGTCTGATGAAGCTGCTGCTAATTTTGCTTTTATGCAACTCATGAAGATCCTTCCTGATGCATCTGCCCCG ATTAATCATCTTGTTTCGCACTGGGGCACAGATGTTAACTCACTTGGCTCCTATAGCTATGATACAGTAGGCAACTCCCATGATCTGTATGAAATGCTTAGGATTCCAGTGGACAACTTATTCTTTGCTGGGGAGGCAACAAGTTTTAGCTATCCAGGGTCAGTGCATGGTGCATTCTCAACTGGACTGATGGCTGCTGAGGACTGCCGGATGCGTGTTCTGGAGCGGTATGGAGAGGTAGACTTGTTCCAACCGGTCATGGGTGAGGAGTCTCCTGTTTCGGTACCACTTTTGATCTCTCGAATGTGA